A window from Actinomycetospora corticicola encodes these proteins:
- a CDS encoding AAA family ATPase yields MTTPQVTLTAQLSTSAVDARRGVVRLHGEVFSALGLSAWDAVRLVGTRATVALAAPAVGMTAPGTATLDETAMVNAGIVAGTSVAVEPVAVSSARTVTVSGSRLAAAAVAPETLRLALTGKVLSPGDTVSLLPQDLAPVPGADAAGTRSRLAAELGGTWTTELVTVVAVEPPGPGAFVVAPSTVVGWQDGPRTGARSLPDDGSAFAPSGFFASAPRTTGPAAPGPGLAAASTGTPAPATAPVTPAPAADPAVPVTDLVGQQEPARRLREWLDLVFRRPELLTRLGAAARLGVLVTGPEGVGRTTFVRAVAAEAEVGVVVLDAPAAAALEAGAAAERVRSACSRARSAGGPTVLLVPDVETLLPASDPPPLATVVLDELRSVVADGVALVATAQGGEAVDPRLRAPDLVDRELGLPAPGDRERAELLRVLLREVPLAADVDLGAVGLRTPGFVAADLVALRREAAVRAALRGGDDLELGHDDLVGAVASVRPVSLSSSGSQTLHSGGLTLDDVGDMVETKQALTETVLWPLTYPDSFARLGVDPPRGVLLYGPPGGGKTFLMRALAGTGQLNVFVVKGAELLDKYVGESERAVRELFRRAADAAPALVFLDEVDALAPRRGGSSDAGVADRVVAALLTELDGATPLRDVVVLGATNRPELIDPALLRPGRLERQIYVPPPDAEARAAVLRAASKATPLADDVDLDALGASLEGYSAADCAALVREAALTAMRASLDSTEVTAAQFEAARRVVRPSLDPRQLAELEAYANRG; encoded by the coding sequence GTGACCACCCCGCAGGTGACCCTCACCGCCCAGCTGTCCACCTCCGCGGTCGACGCGCGCCGCGGGGTCGTCCGGCTGCACGGCGAGGTCTTCTCCGCGCTCGGGCTGAGCGCCTGGGACGCCGTGCGCCTCGTCGGCACCCGCGCGACCGTGGCCCTCGCCGCGCCCGCCGTCGGGATGACCGCGCCGGGCACCGCCACGCTCGACGAGACCGCCATGGTGAACGCCGGGATCGTCGCCGGGACCTCCGTGGCCGTCGAGCCCGTCGCGGTGAGCTCGGCCCGCACCGTCACGGTCTCCGGGTCCCGCCTCGCCGCCGCCGCCGTCGCGCCCGAGACGCTGCGCCTGGCGCTCACCGGCAAGGTGCTCAGCCCGGGCGACACGGTCTCGCTGCTGCCCCAGGACCTCGCCCCGGTCCCCGGCGCGGACGCCGCGGGCACCCGCTCCCGCCTCGCCGCGGAGCTGGGCGGGACGTGGACCACCGAGCTGGTCACGGTCGTCGCCGTCGAGCCGCCCGGGCCGGGCGCCTTCGTCGTCGCGCCGAGCACCGTCGTCGGCTGGCAGGACGGCCCGCGGACCGGCGCGCGGAGCCTTCCTGACGACGGGTCGGCGTTCGCCCCCTCGGGGTTCTTCGCCTCGGCCCCGCGCACCACCGGTCCGGCCGCGCCCGGTCCCGGTCTCGCCGCCGCGTCGACGGGGACACCGGCGCCTGCGACGGCGCCCGTCACACCCGCGCCGGCTGCGGACCCCGCCGTGCCCGTGACCGACCTCGTCGGCCAGCAGGAGCCCGCGCGGCGGCTGCGGGAGTGGTTGGACCTCGTGTTCAGGCGCCCGGAGCTGCTGACCCGCCTCGGCGCCGCCGCACGGCTCGGCGTCCTGGTGACCGGCCCCGAGGGCGTCGGCCGCACGACCTTCGTCCGGGCGGTCGCCGCCGAGGCCGAGGTGGGCGTCGTGGTGCTCGACGCCCCGGCGGCCGCCGCGCTCGAAGCGGGTGCCGCGGCCGAGCGGGTGCGGTCCGCGTGCTCCCGCGCGCGGTCCGCGGGCGGCCCGACGGTGCTGCTCGTCCCCGACGTCGAGACCCTCCTGCCGGCGTCCGACCCGCCGCCGCTCGCGACCGTGGTGCTCGACGAGCTCCGCTCCGTCGTCGCCGACGGCGTGGCCCTCGTGGCGACCGCGCAGGGCGGCGAGGCGGTCGACCCGCGGCTGCGCGCGCCCGACCTCGTCGACCGTGAGCTGGGGCTGCCGGCCCCGGGCGACCGCGAGCGCGCCGAGCTGCTCCGGGTGCTCCTGCGCGAGGTGCCGCTGGCGGCCGACGTCGACCTCGGCGCGGTCGGGCTCCGGACGCCGGGCTTCGTCGCGGCCGACCTCGTGGCGCTGCGTCGCGAGGCCGCCGTGCGCGCGGCCCTGCGCGGCGGGGACGACCTCGAGCTGGGCCACGACGACCTCGTGGGCGCGGTGGCCTCGGTGCGGCCGGTGTCGCTGTCGTCCTCGGGATCGCAGACGCTGCACTCCGGCGGGCTGACCCTCGACGACGTCGGGGACATGGTCGAGACGAAGCAGGCGCTCACCGAGACCGTGCTGTGGCCGCTGACCTACCCCGACTCGTTCGCGCGCCTCGGCGTCGACCCGCCGCGCGGCGTCCTGCTCTACGGCCCGCCCGGCGGCGGCAAGACGTTCCTCATGCGGGCGCTGGCGGGCACCGGGCAGCTCAACGTGTTCGTGGTGAAGGGCGCGGAGCTGCTCGACAAGTACGTCGGCGAGTCCGAACGGGCGGTGCGGGAGCTGTTCCGGCGCGCCGCCGACGCCGCACCCGCGCTGGTCTTCCTCGACGAGGTGGACGCCCTCGCGCCCCGGCGCGGCGGGTCCTCCGACGCCGGGGTGGCCGACCGGGTGGTGGCGGCCCTGCTCACCGAGCTGGACGGCGCGACCCCGCTGCGCGACGTCGTGGTGCTGGGGGCCACCAACCGGCCCGAGCTGATCGACCCCGCGCTGCTGCGTCCCGGCCGGCTGGAGCGCCAGATCTACGTGCCCCCGCCCGACGCCGAGGCCCGGGCGGCGGTCCTGCGCGCGGCGTCGAAGGCGACCCCGCTCGCCGACGACGTCGACCTCGACGCCCTCGGCGCCTCCCTCGAGGGCTACTCGGCGGCGGACTGCGCGGCGCTCGTGCGCGAGGCGGCGCTCACCGCGATGCGGGCGTCGCTGGACTCCACGGAGGTCACGGCCGCGCAGTTCGAGGCCGCCCGCCGGGTGGTCCGGCCGTCCCTGGACCCGCGGCAGCTCGCCGAGCTGGAGGCCTACGCGAACCGCGGCTGA
- a CDS encoding CDP-alcohol phosphatidyltransferase family protein, with protein MPAPTASAVRTAPGVRLLPNAVTVLALCSGLSGVQFMIAGNQVAAVAAIALAGVFDALDGRLARLLDASSRIGAELDSLSDCISFGVSPALILFLWSLHDLRVGWVVALVLVVSAALRLARFNTLADDTEAKPFAGEFFVGVPAPAGALVALTPLATELLLGPGWWSAPVTVAIWTVFSAGLMISRIPTASLKSVRVPPQAIAPALVLVALIAAAIVAVPFLLYPIAILAYLAHIPYAVYRYRWLDRHPEVWHVPPRQRRAVRRAHRRLGLLPPRRPLPRRVAGAAARAGRRTINRDRPGPQRLGTRRPRRGQDRS; from the coding sequence GTGCCCGCGCCGACCGCCTCGGCCGTGCGGACCGCCCCCGGCGTCCGCCTGCTGCCGAACGCCGTCACCGTCCTCGCCCTGTGCTCCGGGCTCTCCGGCGTGCAGTTCATGATCGCCGGCAACCAGGTCGCGGCCGTCGCGGCGATCGCCCTCGCCGGGGTGTTCGACGCCCTCGACGGCCGGCTCGCGCGGCTCCTCGACGCCTCCAGCCGCATCGGCGCGGAGCTGGACTCGCTCTCCGACTGCATCTCCTTCGGGGTCTCCCCCGCACTCATCCTCTTCCTCTGGTCGCTGCACGACCTCCGGGTCGGCTGGGTCGTCGCCCTCGTCCTGGTCGTCTCCGCCGCGCTGCGCCTGGCGCGGTTCAACACGCTGGCCGACGACACCGAGGCCAAGCCGTTCGCCGGCGAGTTCTTCGTCGGCGTGCCCGCCCCGGCGGGCGCCCTGGTGGCCCTCACGCCGCTGGCCACCGAGCTGCTGCTCGGCCCGGGCTGGTGGTCGGCGCCGGTCACGGTCGCGATCTGGACGGTGTTCTCCGCGGGGCTGATGATCTCGCGTATCCCGACGGCGTCGCTGAAGAGCGTCCGCGTGCCCCCGCAGGCGATCGCGCCCGCGCTGGTGCTGGTCGCGCTGATCGCGGCGGCGATCGTCGCGGTGCCGTTCCTGCTCTACCCGATCGCGATCCTGGCCTACCTGGCCCACATCCCGTACGCCGTCTACCGGTACCGCTGGCTCGACCGGCACCCCGAGGTCTGGCACGTGCCTCCGCGCCAGCGCCGGGCCGTCCGCCGCGCCCACCGCCGGCTCGGCCTGCTGCCGCCGCGCCGGCCCCTCCCCCGCCGGGTCGCCGGGGCCGCGGCCCGCGCCGGGCGCCGCACGATCAACCGTGACCGGCCCGGGCCCCAGCGGCTCGGCACGCGTCGGCCACGTCGAGGACAGGACCGGTCGTGA
- a CDS encoding phosphatidylserine decarboxylase — translation MPDRSPAPGDPAATAREKLPAPRRHPVLHAVDLVRETLPPLHPGGAPVIGAVAAGALAVRALRGRGTLGAILTTGAVAAFFRAPHRATPQRADVAVAPADGTVSVIGDAEAPPELIAKGFPAGPRPRVSTFLSVYDVHVQRIPADGQVLAVEHRPGTFVSADLPEASEANSRTSLWLRDTAGRDLAVVQIAGLVARRIVCDAEPGDEVTAGETYGLIRFGSRVDLLLPPGADIGVHVGQRTVGAETVLAELAGGTGSAAGAGGPGGPSGQVP, via the coding sequence GTGCCCGATCGCTCCCCCGCACCTGGCGACCCCGCGGCGACCGCGCGGGAGAAACTCCCCGCGCCGCGCCGGCACCCGGTCCTGCACGCGGTCGACCTCGTGCGCGAGACGCTCCCGCCGCTGCACCCGGGCGGTGCGCCCGTCATCGGCGCCGTCGCCGCCGGTGCCCTCGCCGTCCGCGCGCTCCGCGGGCGCGGCACCCTCGGCGCCATCCTGACGACGGGTGCGGTCGCGGCCTTCTTCCGCGCCCCGCACCGCGCGACCCCGCAGCGGGCCGACGTCGCGGTGGCGCCCGCCGACGGCACGGTCAGCGTGATCGGCGACGCCGAGGCCCCGCCCGAGCTGATCGCCAAGGGCTTCCCGGCCGGTCCCCGCCCGCGGGTGAGCACGTTCCTGTCGGTGTACGACGTGCACGTCCAGCGCATCCCCGCGGACGGTCAGGTGCTCGCGGTCGAGCACCGTCCCGGCACCTTCGTCTCGGCCGACCTGCCCGAGGCGAGCGAGGCCAACTCCCGCACCTCGCTGTGGCTGCGCGACACCGCGGGCCGCGACCTCGCCGTCGTGCAGATCGCGGGCCTCGTGGCGCGCCGGATCGTCTGCGACGCGGAGCCCGGCGACGAGGTCACCGCCGGCGAGACCTACGGCCTCATCCGGTTCGGCTCGCGGGTCGACCTGCTGCTCCCGCCGGGCGCGGACATCGGCGTGCACGTGGGCCAGCGGACCGTCGGGGCCGAGACGGTCCTGGCGGAGCTGGCGGGCGGGACGGGCTCTGCGGCCGGAGCGGGCGGGCCCGGCGGGCCCTCGGGGCAGGTGCCCTAG
- the glp gene encoding gephyrin-like molybdotransferase Glp has protein sequence MRGVEEHAAAVAALIADTGTEVVPLAAARGRVLAADLTSPVALPPFDNSAMDGYAVRAADVATTPVTLPVAEDVPAGRVDGPPLEAGTAHRIMTGAPVPDGADAVVQVEWTDGGPPGATVSIERGVEPGQSVRRAGDDVTAGQVVLRAGTVLGAAQIGLAAAVGAPELTVHRRPRVLVLSTGSELVAPGEPLRHGQIHESNGPMLAAAVEDAGGEARLLRFVPDDVEEFRTALDAALAEPTDLLITSGGVSAGAYEVVKDAFTSRGVDFTKVAMQPGMPQGAGTYDGRVAVVTLPGNPVSSLVSFEVFVRPALRRAAGHPHPDRARVRARVAEDLRSPAGRRQFRRGRLDAVAGTVAPVGGAGSHLLAALAQADCLLVVGEDVTEVAAGSEVEVWLLES, from the coding sequence ATGCGGGGGGTCGAGGAGCACGCCGCCGCCGTCGCGGCCCTGATCGCGGACACCGGCACCGAGGTCGTCCCGCTCGCGGCCGCCCGGGGCCGGGTCCTCGCCGCGGACCTCACGTCCCCGGTGGCCTTGCCGCCCTTCGACAACTCGGCGATGGACGGCTACGCAGTGCGCGCGGCCGACGTCGCGACGACGCCGGTGACGCTGCCGGTCGCCGAGGACGTGCCGGCCGGGCGGGTCGACGGTCCCCCGCTCGAGGCGGGCACCGCGCACCGGATCATGACCGGCGCCCCCGTGCCCGACGGCGCGGACGCCGTGGTGCAGGTCGAGTGGACCGACGGCGGACCGCCCGGAGCGACGGTGTCGATCGAGCGCGGCGTCGAGCCCGGGCAGAGCGTGCGCCGGGCGGGCGACGACGTGACCGCCGGCCAGGTGGTGCTGCGCGCCGGCACCGTGCTGGGGGCCGCGCAGATCGGGCTCGCGGCCGCGGTCGGTGCCCCGGAGCTGACCGTGCACCGGCGGCCCCGTGTCCTCGTCCTCTCCACCGGCTCGGAGCTCGTCGCCCCCGGCGAGCCGCTGCGCCACGGGCAGATCCACGAGTCCAACGGCCCGATGCTCGCGGCGGCGGTGGAGGACGCGGGCGGCGAGGCCCGGCTGCTGCGGTTCGTGCCCGACGACGTCGAGGAGTTCCGGACGGCGCTCGACGCGGCCCTCGCCGAGCCGACCGACCTCCTCATCACCTCCGGCGGCGTGAGCGCGGGCGCCTACGAGGTGGTCAAGGACGCGTTCACCTCCCGCGGCGTCGACTTCACCAAGGTCGCGATGCAGCCCGGGATGCCGCAGGGGGCGGGGACCTACGACGGGCGGGTCGCGGTGGTGACGCTGCCCGGCAACCCGGTCAGCTCGCTCGTCTCCTTCGAGGTCTTCGTGCGCCCGGCCCTGCGCCGCGCCGCCGGCCACCCGCACCCCGACCGGGCCCGCGTGCGCGCCCGCGTGGCCGAGGACCTGCGCTCGCCCGCGGGCCGGCGGCAGTTCCGCCGCGGGCGCCTGGACGCCGTGGCCGGCACGGTCGCCCCGGTGGGCGGGGCGGGCTCGCACCTGCTCGCCGCGCTCGCGCAGGCGGACTGTCTGCTCGTGGTCGGCGAGGACGTCACGGAGGTGGCCGCCGGGAGCGAGGTCGAGGTCTGGCTCCTCGAGAGCTGA
- a CDS encoding serine/threonine-protein kinase: MTTGTEDLTGSSLGRYRVEGVIGRGGMSTVYRATDTRLGRIVALKVIDPSLAGDEEFRERFRDEARNTSAVDHPHVVPLYDVDSVDDRLYIAMRFVEGPDLATLIGGRPLAPDRALRLLDQVADALDAVHAHGLVHLDVKPANVLVGGSTSGADHAYLADFGLTHRGATGHRTRGGDFLGSPTFAAPEHLRGEPVDARTDLYSLGCVLYTCLTGHAPYRGSVTEVIDAHLAGAVPTASHGVALGPDVDALVRRALSVDPAGRPASARDLIAEARSVLARRPAFPTAVAAAAAPAPPLAREGNPHADRALGSSPHGAPPPARPVPQRQPWPTADVRRQQPATPGRPHLPAAGPVVGNGMPPRAPLPPRPPAPPQRTRAPAPPSDLGAFGRGGAPGRPVVALVVGGAVLALLIVVAVLLLS; this comes from the coding sequence GTGACGACCGGGACCGAGGACCTGACCGGCTCCTCGCTCGGCCGCTACCGGGTGGAGGGCGTCATCGGGCGCGGCGGCATGAGCACCGTCTACCGCGCCACCGACACCCGACTCGGTCGAATCGTCGCTCTCAAGGTCATCGACCCGTCCCTCGCCGGCGACGAGGAGTTCCGCGAACGGTTCCGCGACGAGGCCCGCAACACCTCCGCGGTCGACCACCCGCACGTCGTGCCGCTCTACGACGTCGACAGCGTGGACGACCGGCTCTACATCGCGATGCGCTTCGTCGAGGGCCCGGACCTCGCGACCCTGATCGGCGGGCGCCCGCTCGCCCCGGACCGCGCGCTGCGGCTGCTCGACCAGGTCGCCGACGCCCTCGACGCGGTGCACGCGCACGGCCTGGTCCACCTCGACGTCAAGCCGGCCAACGTCCTCGTCGGCGGGTCCACCTCCGGCGCCGACCACGCCTACCTCGCCGACTTCGGCCTCACCCACCGCGGCGCCACCGGCCACCGCACCCGCGGCGGCGACTTCCTCGGCTCGCCGACCTTCGCCGCACCCGAGCACCTGCGCGGCGAGCCGGTCGACGCGCGCACCGACCTCTACTCCCTGGGCTGCGTGCTCTACACGTGCCTGACCGGCCACGCCCCCTACCGCGGCTCGGTCACCGAGGTCATCGACGCGCACCTGGCCGGCGCGGTCCCGACCGCCTCCCACGGCGTCGCCCTCGGCCCCGACGTCGACGCGCTCGTCCGCCGGGCCCTGTCGGTCGACCCGGCCGGGCGGCCCGCGAGCGCCCGGGACCTGATCGCCGAGGCCCGGTCCGTCCTCGCCCGGCGGCCGGCCTTCCCGACGGCGGTTGCTGCCGCTGCGGCTCCCGCCCCGCCCCTTGCGCGTGAGGGGAACCCTCATGCCGATAGAGCGCTCGGATCCTCCCCTCACGGAGCCCCGCCGCCCGCGCGTCCGGTCCCGCAGCGTCAGCCGTGGCCCACCGCTGACGTCCGACGTCAGCAGCCCGCCACGCCGGGCCGACCCCACCTTCCCGCGGCAGGACCTGTCGTCGGGAACGGGATGCCGCCGCGGGCCCCGCTCCCTCCGCGCCCTCCCGCGCCGCCGCAGCGGACCCGCGCGCCCGCCCCGCCGAGCGACCTCGGCGCGTTCGGCCGTGGAGGGGCACCCGGTCGGCCGGTCGTGGCCCTCGTCGTCGGGGGTGCCGTCCTGGCCCTGCTGATCGTCGTCGCGGTCCTGCTGCTGAGCTGA
- the groL gene encoding chaperonin GroEL (60 kDa chaperone family; promotes refolding of misfolded polypeptides especially under stressful conditions; forms two stacked rings of heptamers to form a barrel-shaped 14mer; ends can be capped by GroES; misfolded proteins enter the barrel where they are refolded when GroES binds), with protein sequence MAKMIAFDEEARRGLERGMNSLADAVKVTLGPRGRNVVLEKKWGAPTITNDGVSIAKEIELEDPWEKIGAELVKEVAKKTDDVAGDGTTTATVLAQALVREGLRNVAAGANPMALKKGIEKAVEAVSQALLKSAKEVETKEQIAATASISAADPQIGELIAEAMDKVGKEGVITVEESQTFGLELELTEGMRFDKGYISPYFVTDQDRMEAELDDPYILLMSSKISSVKDLLPLLEKVMQSGKPLAIISEDVEGEALATLVVNKIRGTFKSVAVKAPGFGDRRKAMLADMAILTGGEVISEEVGLKLDTADLTLLGRARKVTVSKDETTIVDGSGDAEQIAGRVTQIRSEIERSDSDYDREKLQERLAKLAGGVAVIRAGAATEVELKERKHRIEDAVRNAKAAVEEGIVAGGGVALLQASTGDVFSGLGLDGDEATGANIVRTALEAPLKQIAHNAGLEPGVVAEKVRGLNTGEGLDAATGEYKDLIKAGIIDPAKVTRSALQNAASIAALFLTTEAVVADKPEKAGAGAGADPTGGMGGMDF encoded by the coding sequence ATGGCCAAGATGATCGCGTTCGACGAGGAGGCCCGTCGCGGCCTCGAGCGGGGCATGAACAGCCTCGCGGACGCCGTCAAGGTGACCCTCGGCCCGCGCGGCCGCAACGTCGTCCTGGAGAAGAAGTGGGGAGCCCCCACGATCACCAACGACGGCGTCTCGATCGCGAAGGAGATCGAGCTCGAGGACCCGTGGGAGAAGATCGGGGCCGAGCTCGTCAAGGAGGTCGCGAAGAAGACCGACGACGTCGCGGGTGACGGCACGACCACCGCGACCGTCCTCGCTCAGGCGCTCGTCCGCGAGGGCCTTCGCAACGTCGCCGCCGGCGCCAACCCCATGGCCCTCAAGAAGGGCATCGAGAAGGCCGTCGAGGCCGTCTCGCAGGCGCTCCTGAAGTCCGCCAAGGAGGTCGAGACCAAGGAGCAGATCGCCGCCACGGCCTCGATCTCGGCCGCCGACCCGCAGATCGGCGAGCTCATCGCCGAGGCGATGGACAAGGTCGGCAAGGAAGGCGTCATCACCGTCGAGGAGTCGCAGACCTTCGGGCTCGAGCTCGAGCTCACCGAGGGCATGCGCTTCGACAAGGGCTACATCTCGCCCTACTTCGTCACCGACCAGGACCGGATGGAGGCGGAGCTCGACGACCCCTACATCCTGCTCATGTCCTCCAAGATCTCGTCGGTGAAGGACCTGCTCCCGCTGCTGGAGAAGGTCATGCAGTCCGGCAAGCCGCTGGCGATCATCTCCGAGGACGTCGAGGGCGAGGCCCTCGCGACCCTGGTCGTCAACAAGATCCGTGGCACCTTCAAGTCGGTCGCCGTCAAGGCCCCCGGCTTCGGTGACCGCCGCAAGGCCATGCTCGCCGACATGGCGATCCTCACCGGTGGCGAGGTCATCTCGGAGGAGGTCGGGCTCAAGCTCGACACCGCCGACCTCACGCTCCTGGGCCGGGCCCGCAAGGTCACCGTGTCCAAGGACGAGACCACCATCGTCGACGGTTCCGGCGACGCCGAGCAGATCGCGGGTCGCGTGACCCAGATCCGCTCGGAGATCGAGCGCTCGGACTCCGACTACGACCGTGAGAAGCTCCAGGAGCGCCTCGCCAAGCTGGCCGGCGGTGTCGCGGTCATCCGCGCCGGTGCCGCCACCGAGGTGGAGCTCAAGGAGCGCAAGCACCGCATCGAGGACGCGGTCCGCAACGCCAAGGCCGCGGTCGAGGAGGGCATCGTCGCCGGCGGCGGCGTCGCCCTGCTGCAGGCCTCGACCGGCGACGTCTTCTCCGGCCTCGGGCTGGACGGGGACGAGGCCACCGGCGCCAACATCGTGCGCACCGCGCTCGAGGCGCCGCTGAAGCAGATCGCGCACAACGCCGGCCTCGAGCCCGGCGTCGTGGCCGAGAAGGTCCGTGGACTCAACACCGGTGAGGGCCTCGACGCCGCCACCGGCGAGTACAAGGACCTGATCAAGGCCGGCATCATCGACCCGGCCAAGGTCACCCGCTCGGCGCTGCAGAACGCCGCGTCGATCGCCGCGCTGTTCCTCACCACCGAGGCCGTCGTGGCCGACAAGCCCGAGAAGGCGGGCGCCGGTGCCGGCGCCGACCCGACGGGCGGCATGGGCGGCATGGACTTCTAG
- a CDS encoding MFS transporter, translating into MSQVTDSASTERHKLPVRTLVAASIGNAVEWFDWTIYATFAVYFSSQFFDKSNPTLALIGTTSTYALAFFFRPLGGVLLGRLADLRGRKFAMLVTILLMAGGSLLIAVLPTYGAVGWLAPILLLLARIAQGLSLGGEVSNASAYLAEIAPPARRGRYSSFFYISTGTALLAASLLGLLLTSTLSRPDLESYGWRIAFAVGGVLGLVGLWLRRSLSETDQFEENVEKAKATKNPLLRTLTHHPRSVLQLFGFTLLSTLCYYTFFSALTPYAVQFREASGSDVFLALSIGTVVFIVLQYPMGACADRFGRKPQMLVWSAAFALLTVPLSLLITDRPPLINLIVVFSVGLGLYAVFSSIAPAIMSEIFPTELRALGIGAWYNLTVALFGGTAPLLIAALSGAGTPQLFFWYVAGAALVAFLIILTLPETKGRVLD; encoded by the coding sequence ATGAGCCAGGTGACGGACTCCGCGTCCACCGAACGTCACAAGCTGCCCGTCCGGACGCTCGTCGCCGCCTCGATCGGCAACGCCGTCGAGTGGTTCGACTGGACGATCTACGCGACGTTCGCGGTCTATTTCTCCTCGCAGTTCTTCGACAAGAGCAATCCCACGCTCGCCCTCATCGGCACCACGTCGACCTACGCGCTGGCATTCTTCTTCCGCCCGCTCGGTGGTGTGCTGCTCGGCCGCCTCGCCGACCTGCGCGGCCGCAAGTTCGCGATGCTCGTGACGATCCTGCTGATGGCCGGCGGGTCGCTGCTGATCGCCGTGCTGCCGACCTACGGCGCCGTCGGCTGGCTGGCGCCGATCCTCCTGCTGCTGGCCCGGATCGCGCAGGGCCTCTCGCTCGGCGGCGAGGTGTCCAACGCCAGCGCCTACCTCGCCGAGATCGCGCCGCCGGCCCGCCGCGGCCGGTACTCGAGCTTCTTCTACATCTCGACCGGCACGGCCCTGCTGGCCGCGTCGCTGCTCGGCCTGCTCCTGACCTCGACGCTGTCCCGCCCCGACCTCGAGTCCTACGGCTGGCGCATCGCCTTCGCCGTCGGCGGGGTGCTCGGCCTGGTCGGGCTCTGGCTGCGGCGCAGTCTGTCCGAGACCGACCAGTTCGAGGAGAACGTCGAGAAGGCCAAGGCCACGAAGAACCCGCTGCTGCGGACCCTCACGCACCACCCGCGCTCGGTGCTGCAGCTCTTCGGCTTCACGCTGCTCTCGACGCTCTGCTACTACACGTTCTTCAGCGCCCTGACCCCCTACGCGGTGCAGTTCCGCGAGGCCTCGGGCAGCGACGTCTTCCTGGCGCTCTCGATCGGGACCGTCGTCTTCATCGTGCTCCAGTACCCGATGGGGGCGTGCGCCGACCGGTTCGGGCGCAAGCCGCAGATGCTGGTGTGGTCGGCGGCGTTCGCGCTGCTCACGGTGCCGTTGAGCCTGCTCATCACCGACCGGCCACCGCTGATCAACCTCATCGTGGTCTTCTCCGTCGGCCTCGGGCTCTACGCGGTGTTCTCCTCGATCGCGCCCGCGATCATGAGCGAGATCTTCCCGACGGAGCTGCGCGCCCTCGGCATCGGCGCCTGGTACAACCTCACGGTCGCCCTCTTCGGCGGCACGGCGCCACTGCTCATCGCGGCGCTGTCCGGGGCCGGGACCCCGCAGCTGTTCTTCTGGTACGTGGCGGGGGCCGCCCTCGTGGCGTTCCTGATCATCCTGACGCTGCCGGAGACGAAGGGGCGCGTGCTCGACTGA
- a CDS encoding YccF domain-containing protein: protein MRIVLNLVWLVLAGVWMAIGYVIAGVICCVLIVTIPWGIASFRIALFALWPFGQRLERRPDHGVGSTLGNVVWFVVAGWWLALGHVFTAIALAVTIIGIPFAWANLKLIPVSLTPLGRRIVDVDDPRTFGVGPTTATTPIPGARSEVPWYGR from the coding sequence CTGCGGATCGTGCTGAACCTGGTCTGGCTCGTGCTGGCCGGGGTGTGGATGGCGATCGGCTACGTGATCGCCGGCGTCATCTGCTGCGTGCTGATCGTGACGATCCCGTGGGGCATCGCCTCGTTCCGCATCGCCCTGTTCGCGCTGTGGCCGTTCGGCCAGCGACTCGAGCGGCGTCCGGACCACGGCGTCGGGTCGACGCTGGGCAACGTCGTCTGGTTCGTGGTGGCGGGCTGGTGGCTCGCCCTCGGGCACGTGTTCACCGCGATCGCGCTCGCCGTGACGATCATCGGCATCCCGTTCGCGTGGGCCAACCTCAAGCTGATCCCGGTCTCGCTGACCCCGCTGGGCCGCCGCATCGTCGACGTCGACGACCCGCGGACCTTCGGGGTGGGGCCGACCACGGCCACCACCCCGATCCCGGGCGCCCGCTCCGAGGTGCCCTGGTACGGCCGCTAG